The proteins below come from a single Campylobacter concisus genomic window:
- a CDS encoding multiheme c-type cytochrome, whose amino-acid sequence MRNLQKALAGLLMGVSIFASQACCEEHNMQMSDKARDVIANPKGTLQSRGVISLQDYVVEEQEMYNWLFKNHPIFTKYGGKTVGKMVVHDRGLEWLAEGHGFDMSKLSKRDGGKGYSSMMYRIPATSSLQFPNKFVGPEKCGECHPAQYEVWSRSRHATTMRFPGEHPEVNNNLTEPVFDKDTASILPKGITPDVIYATVGHLRTKMGYVDAWLLRGTYYVEGGLLRDGTGQIVAGGNQWQRTWALNLDDATVKKIKELVPEFPGTLEEYGDNGGYVRGLASYAAKHKKSMFFQANSSYCEVCHPVKFDFKSKAEFYAALGNAKELQKHTISKGVSCEECHGAGGHLDGATNFRTSNCERCHQRFNFSPDLARANPLNNGKLDLSLSSKFKSMGPGCGSEGSQSYFTAHYDKGMRCVTCHDPHDNTGPVVGDKSVTGMNYNSEQGYLSSFYTKPKIRKECKDCHETQAYIASKADTHKDNTCASCHMPFMMSCENFYAVQFQDNAGFDTQRRSHIWKIMVDPKEKSLVPGDAAKGPRDAKDWHFERDKNGHNYVDLMWACARTSWADKDMKDTKGCHSPVLSELKPTLHFKNQKQVYDEVMGWQTPVKNEFSEVKIGIEGLYSLLETKKLDASDKVRVYELIQNAQEIIDMVEKDGSWGMHGFKFTKQKLDASKEYIKEAQRILNKNL is encoded by the coding sequence ATGAGAAATCTACAAAAAGCCTTAGCTGGTTTGCTCATGGGTGTTAGCATCTTCGCTTCACAAGCCTGTTGCGAAGAGCATAATATGCAGATGTCCGATAAAGCACGTGATGTTATCGCAAATCCTAAAGGCACACTGCAAAGTAGAGGTGTTATCTCCTTGCAAGACTACGTTGTAGAAGAGCAAGAGATGTATAACTGGTTATTTAAAAACCACCCTATTTTTACAAAATATGGTGGTAAAACCGTCGGTAAAATGGTCGTTCACGACCGTGGCTTAGAGTGGCTTGCCGAGGGACATGGCTTTGATATGTCAAAGCTTAGTAAAAGAGATGGCGGTAAGGGCTATAGTTCTATGATGTATAGAATTCCAGCCACTTCATCACTTCAGTTTCCTAACAAATTTGTAGGACCAGAAAAGTGTGGTGAGTGTCACCCAGCTCAGTATGAAGTGTGGAGCAGATCTCGCCACGCAACTACTATGCGCTTCCCTGGCGAGCACCCAGAGGTTAATAACAACCTAACTGAGCCAGTATTTGACAAAGATACCGCTTCTATCCTTCCAAAAGGTATCACTCCAGATGTTATCTACGCAACTGTTGGTCACTTAAGAACAAAAATGGGCTACGTTGATGCGTGGCTACTTCGTGGTACTTACTACGTTGAGGGTGGTTTGCTAAGAGATGGCACAGGTCAGATCGTAGCTGGTGGTAACCAATGGCAAAGAACATGGGCGTTAAATTTAGACGACGCAACTGTTAAAAAGATAAAAGAGCTTGTCCCAGAATTTCCTGGCACTCTTGAAGAGTATGGCGACAATGGCGGATATGTTAGAGGTCTAGCTTCATACGCCGCAAAACACAAAAAGTCGATGTTTTTCCAAGCGAACTCATCATATTGTGAAGTTTGTCACCCAGTTAAATTTGATTTCAAATCAAAAGCAGAATTTTACGCAGCACTTGGTAATGCCAAAGAGCTTCAAAAACACACTATCTCAAAAGGCGTAAGCTGTGAGGAGTGCCACGGAGCTGGCGGTCACCTTGATGGAGCTACAAATTTTAGAACATCAAACTGTGAACGCTGCCACCAAAGATTTAACTTTAGCCCAGATCTAGCTCGTGCTAATCCTCTTAATAACGGCAAGCTTGATCTCTCGCTTAGCTCTAAATTTAAATCAATGGGACCAGGATGTGGTTCTGAAGGTTCACAATCATACTTTACAGCTCACTACGACAAAGGTATGAGATGTGTTACTTGCCACGATCCACACGATAACACAGGTCCAGTTGTAGGTGATAAGAGTGTAACAGGTATGAACTATAACTCAGAGCAAGGCTATCTAAGCTCATTCTATACTAAACCAAAGATTAGAAAAGAGTGTAAAGATTGCCACGAGACTCAAGCATATATCGCATCTAAAGCAGATACTCACAAAGATAACACTTGTGCATCTTGCCACATGCCATTTATGATGAGTTGTGAGAATTTCTACGCTGTTCAGTTCCAAGACAACGCTGGCTTTGATACTCAAAGAAGATCTCACATCTGGAAGATCATGGTTGATCCAAAAGAGAAATCTCTAGTACCAGGCGATGCTGCTAAAGGTCCAAGAGATGCTAAAGATTGGCACTTTGAAAGAGATAAAAATGGCCATAACTACGTTGACTTGATGTGGGCTTGCGCTAGAACATCTTGGGCTGATAAAGATATGAAAGATACCAAAGGCTGCCACAGCCCAGTATTATCTGAGCTAAAACCAACACTTCACTTCAAAAACCAAAAACAAGTTTATGATGAAGTCATGGGATGGCAAACTCCAGTTAAGAATGAATTCTCTGAAGTTAAGATTGGTATTGAAGGACTTTACTCACTACTTGAGACTAAAAAACTTGATGCAAGTGATAAAGTAAGAGTTTATGAGCTTATCCAAAATGCTCAAGAGATCATCGATATGGTTGAAAAAGATGGTTCATGGGGTATGCACGGATTTAAATTTACTAAACAAAAACTCGATGCATCAAAAGAGTATATAAAAGAAGCTCAAAGAATTTTGAATAAAAATTTATAG
- a CDS encoding ATP-binding protein — protein sequence MKYKFQLIVSVFIFVYLLISALVLNFYNNLAMKDAKKEAYYVLESINSVREYIAGVQRPLIEQLKHDGIIKEDFFDERLLSSSYISREIYNIQKKKYNLDFDYKLVAMAPLNKAHKPNEFEAQVLRGFKENKFSEFSKIIKDENGSQFFVGLPIKSQNTSCLACHNSESAPKQMLDRYEISNGKISEASEMMAMLSFKIPLRAIFSYHLKEVVIIMSAIAFVFGIFLLLVYKMHRRGEESKRQTEQLMIHQSRLASMGEMIGNISHQWKQPLAQISSALINLELYQERKKLDEAKIYEFIEETSKQINFMSETVDDFKNFFKPNTLKREFSVEEVVNQTIKILNASLKKYQIEIEIDIRENFTIFANFNEIIQILINIINNAKDAFKQSYVKPRVIKIYTFIKDNRKNLCVQNNAGAIKNSFLKVIFEPHFSTKESGSGLGLYMSRLIASKNNALIFARNVDENSITFTISFENL from the coding sequence GTGAAATATAAATTTCAGCTAATCGTAAGTGTTTTTATCTTTGTTTATCTCTTAATATCCGCACTTGTTTTAAATTTTTATAATAATCTTGCAATGAAAGATGCCAAAAAAGAGGCGTATTATGTGCTTGAGAGCATAAATTCTGTAAGAGAGTACATTGCAGGCGTTCAGCGTCCGCTAATAGAGCAGCTAAAACATGATGGCATTATAAAAGAGGATTTTTTTGACGAGAGATTACTTTCATCTTCATATATAAGCCGTGAAATTTATAATATCCAAAAGAAAAAATACAATCTTGACTTTGACTACAAACTAGTCGCCATGGCACCTTTAAATAAAGCTCATAAACCAAATGAATTTGAAGCGCAGGTGTTAAGAGGCTTTAAAGAGAATAAATTTAGTGAGTTTTCAAAGATTATAAAAGATGAAAATGGCTCACAATTTTTTGTAGGGCTTCCTATAAAAAGTCAAAATACATCTTGCCTAGCCTGTCATAATAGCGAAAGTGCTCCAAAACAGATGTTGGATCGTTATGAAATTTCAAATGGAAAAATTTCTGAAGCAAGTGAGATGATGGCAATGCTATCTTTTAAAATCCCACTACGTGCCATTTTTTCTTACCATTTAAAAGAGGTTGTCATCATAATGAGCGCGATAGCCTTTGTATTTGGGATATTTTTGCTACTTGTTTATAAGATGCATAGGCGTGGCGAAGAGAGTAAAAGACAGACTGAGCAGCTAATGATACATCAAAGCCGCCTAGCCTCAATGGGCGAGATGATAGGCAATATCTCACATCAGTGGAAGCAACCTTTAGCTCAAATCAGCTCAGCTTTAATAAATTTAGAACTCTATCAGGAGCGAAAAAAACTTGATGAAGCAAAAATTTATGAGTTTATAGAAGAGACTAGCAAACAGATAAATTTCATGTCTGAAACGGTTGATGATTTTAAAAACTTTTTTAAGCCAAATACTTTAAAAAGGGAGTTTAGCGTAGAGGAAGTGGTAAATCAGACTATAAAAATTCTAAACGCCTCACTTAAGAAATATCAAATTGAAATAGAGATCGATATAAGAGAAAATTTTACGATTTTTGCAAATTTTAATGAAATAATCCAAATTTTAATAAATATTATAAATAACGCAAAAGATGCATTTAAACAAAGCTATGTAAAGCCAAGAGTAATAAAAATTTATACTTTCATAAAAGATAATCGTAAAAATTTATGCGTGCAAAATAATGCAGGAGCGATAAAAAATTCATTTTTAAAGGTTATCTTTGAGCCACACTTTAGCACAAAAGAGTCTGGCAGTGGGCTTGGTCTATATATGAGCCGGCTAATCGCTAGCAAAAATAACGCCCTAATCTTTGCTAGAAATGTAGATGAAAATAGTATTACATTTACAATTAGTTTCGAAAATTTATAA
- a CDS encoding response regulator transcription factor encodes MQEYDILDVLSNKKVLCLEDEEAILKNICASLELFFAEVNGVTDGYDALELAMSDAYDVLVLDISVPNIDGLEIAKKVRTINQKIPIVILSSHVEQEYLWRAVELKITRYLAKPYDKKSFIKALEDVALELVGRKPTLRLNDEVEYDFGKKVLYINGEISHLSKSESRLLEYFLNNKNQTITYEQIFDYIWEYEQPSKEAIKTIVKELRRKLGKDVIKNLYGVGYLCEI; translated from the coding sequence ATGCAAGAATATGATATTTTAGACGTTTTATCAAACAAAAAGGTCCTTTGTCTTGAAGATGAAGAGGCGATTTTAAAAAATATTTGTGCTTCTTTGGAGCTATTTTTTGCCGAGGTAAATGGCGTAACAGATGGCTATGATGCACTTGAGCTAGCGATGAGCGATGCTTATGATGTTTTGGTGCTTGATATAAGTGTGCCAAATATCGATGGCCTAGAGATCGCTAAAAAAGTAAGAACCATAAATCAAAAAATTCCTATCGTGATCTTATCAAGCCACGTCGAGCAAGAGTATTTGTGGAGAGCGGTTGAGCTAAAGATCACAAGATATCTTGCAAAGCCATATGATAAAAAATCATTTATAAAGGCCCTAGAAGACGTTGCTTTAGAGCTTGTTGGACGTAAGCCGACTCTTAGGCTAAATGATGAAGTAGAATACGATTTTGGTAAAAAAGTACTTTATATAAATGGTGAAATTTCTCATCTAAGCAAGAGTGAAAGTAGGCTTTTAGAGTATTTTTTAAACAACAAAAATCAAACTATAACTTATGAACAAATTTTTGATTATATTTGGGAGTATGAGCAGCCAAGCAAAGAGGCGATAAAGACGATTGTAAAAGAGCTTAGAAGGAAGCTTGGCAAAGATGTGATTAAAAATTTATATGGTGTAGGTTATCTTTGTGAAATATAA
- the pyrE gene encoding orotate phosphoribosyltransferase, which translates to MDLEKIYKEAGAYLEGHFLLSSGNHSQFYLQSAKVLEDPALAGKLADELACVIEKFGIKFDSVCSPALGGILAGYELARAAKKRFIFTERVEKIMSLRRGFEVKKGEKFIVCEDIITTGGSALEAAHVIESLGGEVVGFAALANRGFCKVANLDNEAKPNAKLPSDKPFFALGNFEFEIYEPEHCPLCKNGSKAIKPGSRGN; encoded by the coding sequence ATGGATTTAGAGAAAATTTATAAAGAGGCTGGGGCATATTTAGAGGGACATTTTTTACTAAGCAGTGGCAATCACTCGCAGTTTTATCTCCAAAGTGCAAAGGTACTTGAAGACCCAGCTTTGGCTGGAAAGCTAGCTGATGAGCTCGCCTGTGTGATAGAGAAATTTGGCATTAAATTTGATAGCGTTTGCTCGCCTGCACTTGGAGGAATTTTAGCTGGCTATGAGCTAGCTCGTGCGGCAAAGAAGCGTTTTATCTTTACAGAGCGAGTTGAAAAGATAATGAGTCTTAGACGTGGTTTTGAGGTGAAAAAAGGTGAGAAATTTATCGTTTGTGAAGACATCATCACGACTGGCGGCTCGGCACTTGAAGCAGCACACGTAATAGAGAGCCTTGGCGGCGAGGTAGTTGGCTTTGCAGCGCTTGCAAATCGCGGCTTTTGTAAGGTCGCAAATTTAGACAATGAGGCTAAGCCAAATGCTAAACTGCCAAGCGATAAGCCATTTTTTGCTTTAGGAAATTTTGAGTTTGAAATTTATGAGCCTGAGCATTGCCCACTTTGTAAAAATGGAAGCAAAGCGATCAAACCTGGAAGCAGAGGCAATTAA